In Methanonatronarchaeum sp. AMET-Sl, one genomic interval encodes:
- a CDS encoding ribonuclease H-like domain-containing protein: MNLQKWIQHIDPKTIEKGPDHIKQKLTKKYKNQSIEQLPNTTKKQNKKGQYIERIETTKKTIKTTKTHKKHTDLKPIKGIGPKTEKKLKKQGYQTIKDLKKHKKWSKKAKKHLKNTKKPYKAIQTLHKKLGPTCHEALKHTPELKNNEIALLDIETLGLTNQPIILIGIGLPQKNQLKLHQLLLQNPKQEKAVLHQTQQYLKNKKTIITFNGKSFDIPYIKKRQHHHKIPTQNHPTHIDLYHYTKKTHQNLKKHNLNHIETTLLNIKRKIDIPSKRVPDYYQTYLKKQNPGPLLPILSHNRQDILTLTNLYHNITQNLPKQN; this comes from the coding sequence ATGAACCTCCAAAAATGGATCCAACACATCGACCCTAAAACCATCGAAAAAGGCCCAGACCACATAAAACAAAAACTAACAAAAAAATACAAAAACCAATCAATAGAACAACTACCAAACACAACCAAAAAACAAAACAAAAAAGGACAGTACATAGAACGAATAGAAACAACCAAGAAAACAATAAAAACAACCAAAACCCACAAAAAACACACAGACCTAAAACCAATCAAAGGAATCGGACCAAAAACAGAAAAAAAACTAAAAAAACAAGGCTACCAAACAATAAAAGACCTCAAAAAACATAAAAAATGGAGCAAAAAAGCAAAAAAACACCTAAAAAACACAAAAAAACCATATAAAGCAATACAAACACTACACAAAAAACTCGGACCCACATGCCATGAAGCCCTAAAACACACACCAGAACTAAAAAACAACGAAATAGCATTACTCGACATCGAAACACTCGGCCTAACAAACCAACCAATAATACTAATCGGAATAGGCCTACCACAAAAAAACCAACTAAAACTACATCAACTACTACTTCAAAACCCAAAACAAGAAAAAGCAGTCCTCCACCAAACCCAACAATACCTAAAAAACAAAAAAACAATAATCACATTCAACGGAAAAAGCTTCGACATCCCATACATAAAAAAAAGACAACACCACCACAAAATACCAACACAAAACCACCCAACCCACATAGACCTCTACCACTACACCAAAAAAACACACCAAAACCTGAAGAAACACAACCTAAACCACATAGAAACAACCCTACTTAACATAAAAAGAAAAATAGACATACCAAGCAAAAGAGTACCCGACTACTACCAAACATACCTAAAAAAACAAAACCCAGGACCATTACTACCCATACTCAGCCACAACCGACAAGACATACTCACACTAACAAACCTCTACCACAACATAACCCAAAACCTACCAAAACAAAACTAA
- the gatE gene encoding Glu-tRNA(Gln) amidotransferase subunit GatE, which yields MSKFKELGLKVGFEFHQQLDTENKLFCNCPTKLSEKEEPDYTFTRYLHPTESELGEVDRAALEEARLSKLYRYHGYKENTCLVECDEEPPQPMNKEALDICMEVSLLLDARIVDQVHTMRKIVIDGSNTTGFQRTALVATDGEIETEEGKIGIEGISIEEESCRKITGEIGDEEITYSLDRLGIPLIEIGSKPDIKTPKQGRQFAEKMGEILRSTKKVKRGIGTIRQDINISIEKGNRIELKGAQELDLIETYIKKEVTRQTKLLEIKKELQKRNITQLDGDIKDVSHLFKKTSSSIIKNALKNGAVLAQNLKGFKGLVGKEIQENRRLGTELSDRAKKAGGVGGIFHTDELPKYGITEKELKKLREEMNAKPNDCIIIIADKPKKAQEAHKAVTERAEQAIKGVPEETRKPLPNGGSEYMRPLPGSERMYPETDIPPVDIKKQQIKEIKQNLPELISEKIERLTKNYDINKEMAKNITKNQQAKIFEEIAKKDVPHTIIVKTLTGTLQELKSEGHNTNKITSSHIKQTFQLLEHKEISKEVIPDILKELTKNPEKTPKQAAKETGKTKIDQKQAKKTIQKIASQKEDFIQERGMAALGPLMGVVMQELDKRIDGETASQLLKEEIQKKL from the coding sequence ATGAGTAAATTCAAAGAACTTGGATTAAAGGTCGGATTCGAATTTCATCAACAACTAGATACAGAAAACAAACTTTTCTGCAACTGCCCAACAAAGCTATCAGAAAAAGAAGAACCAGACTACACATTCACTAGATACCTCCATCCAACAGAAAGCGAGTTAGGAGAAGTCGATAGGGCAGCGCTTGAAGAAGCACGGCTATCAAAACTCTATCGATACCATGGATATAAAGAAAACACCTGCCTCGTTGAATGTGACGAAGAGCCACCCCAACCAATGAACAAAGAAGCACTAGATATCTGTATGGAAGTAAGCCTACTTCTAGACGCCAGAATAGTGGATCAAGTTCACACAATGCGTAAAATAGTTATAGATGGCTCCAACACCACTGGGTTCCAGAGAACCGCATTGGTGGCAACCGACGGAGAAATAGAGACCGAAGAAGGAAAAATAGGTATAGAAGGAATATCAATCGAAGAAGAATCATGTAGAAAAATAACAGGAGAAATCGGTGACGAAGAAATAACATACTCACTTGACCGACTTGGAATACCATTAATAGAGATCGGAAGCAAGCCAGACATAAAAACACCAAAACAAGGCCGTCAATTTGCCGAAAAAATGGGAGAAATACTAAGATCAACAAAAAAAGTCAAAAGAGGCATCGGGACAATACGACAAGACATAAACATAAGCATAGAAAAAGGAAACAGAATCGAACTAAAAGGAGCACAAGAACTCGACCTAATCGAAACATACATCAAAAAAGAAGTTACACGCCAAACCAAACTCCTTGAAATAAAAAAAGAACTACAAAAAAGAAACATAACCCAACTAGATGGAGACATAAAAGACGTCTCCCACCTATTCAAAAAAACAAGCTCCAGCATAATCAAAAACGCATTAAAAAACGGAGCCGTACTAGCCCAAAACCTAAAAGGATTCAAAGGCCTTGTCGGAAAAGAAATACAAGAAAACAGGCGTTTAGGAACCGAACTATCAGATAGAGCAAAAAAAGCAGGTGGAGTCGGAGGAATATTCCACACAGACGAACTACCCAAATACGGCATAACCGAAAAAGAACTCAAAAAACTCCGAGAAGAAATGAACGCCAAACCAAACGACTGCATAATAATAATCGCAGACAAACCAAAAAAAGCACAAGAAGCACATAAAGCAGTAACCGAAAGAGCAGAACAAGCAATCAAGGGAGTACCAGAAGAAACAAGAAAACCATTACCAAACGGTGGATCAGAATACATGCGACCCCTACCAGGCTCAGAAAGAATGTACCCAGAAACAGACATACCCCCCGTAGACATAAAAAAACAACAAATCAAAGAAATAAAACAAAACCTACCAGAACTAATATCAGAAAAAATAGAGAGACTCACAAAAAACTACGACATAAACAAAGAAATGGCCAAAAACATAACAAAAAACCAACAAGCCAAAATATTCGAAGAAATAGCAAAAAAAGACGTACCACACACAATAATCGTGAAAACACTAACAGGAACACTACAAGAACTCAAATCAGAAGGCCATAACACAAACAAAATAACATCCAGCCACATCAAACAAACATTCCAACTACTAGAACACAAAGAAATATCAAAAGAAGTAATACCCGACATACTGAAAGAACTTACAAAAAACCCAGAAAAAACACCAAAACAAGCAGCAAAAGAAACAGGAAAAACAAAAATAGACCAAAAACAAGCAAAAAAAACAATACAAAAAATAGCCAGCCAAAAAGAAGACTTCATACAAGAAAGAGGAATGGCCGCACTCGGACCACTAATGGGAGTAGTTATGCAAGAACTAGACAAAAGAATAGACGGAGAAACAGCAAGCCAACTACTCAAAGAAGAAATCCAAAAGAAACTATAA
- the argH gene encoding argininosuccinate lyase, whose translation MEDELLGELGKMDQDALSFISSLSDDEWIFDADILVDIAHVLMLMEQDIVPRDSGVKIITALEEISYDELSGEDVHVAIESRLSELVGEETAGWMHTARSRNDEVATCIRIRLRHELLEVAWSLHNFLNKILGVVEDNKDTMMPGFTHLQHAEPTTVSHHYLAYFEAFNRNLTRILDCFARTNKTPLGSCALTSTTFKIDREYTAELLGFDGVMRNSMDGVSSRDFALEAVSCFNNIMLDLSRLAEELIIWSSTEYSFVELPDDYTSTSSIMPQKKNPDTLELVRAKSGSVLGDYTAISSILKSLPYAYNRDLQELTPKIWSSVTNVKGSLKIANEVIDGLEFNDEKLQSSSRKGLTSGSEIANYLVRDRGIPFRIAHSKVSNLVNEGLSLEEMAVRLDIPEDVIDEITDPEKILERKTVHGSPSPIVTSKEVNDGYLRLEEHEKEIKSREKKINQGLNKIKKTLDNYLKEK comes from the coding sequence ATGGAAGATGAGTTGCTTGGTGAGCTCGGGAAAATGGATCAAGATGCATTAAGTTTTATTTCATCTCTAAGTGATGATGAATGGATTTTTGATGCAGATATACTTGTAGATATAGCGCATGTTTTGATGTTGATGGAGCAGGATATCGTTCCGAGGGATTCGGGAGTTAAAATCATAACGGCTTTAGAAGAGATAAGTTATGATGAGTTAAGTGGAGAGGACGTACATGTTGCAATCGAGTCCCGTCTAAGTGAATTGGTTGGTGAAGAAACTGCTGGCTGGATGCATACAGCTCGCTCTAGGAATGATGAGGTAGCGACCTGTATAAGAATTCGTTTGAGACATGAACTATTGGAGGTAGCTTGGAGTCTCCACAACTTCTTAAATAAGATATTAGGTGTTGTTGAAGATAACAAGGATACAATGATGCCTGGATTCACCCATCTACAGCATGCTGAACCCACAACCGTTAGCCATCACTACCTAGCTTATTTTGAGGCCTTTAACAGAAATCTAACCAGGATATTGGATTGTTTCGCTAGAACCAATAAAACCCCTCTTGGGTCATGTGCTCTTACCTCTACAACATTCAAGATAGATCGGGAGTACACAGCTGAACTACTTGGTTTTGATGGTGTTATGAGGAACAGTATGGATGGGGTTAGTTCACGCGACTTCGCTTTAGAAGCTGTTTCCTGTTTCAACAACATCATGTTGGATTTAAGTCGTCTTGCTGAAGAACTTATTATCTGGAGTTCTACCGAATATTCCTTCGTCGAACTACCTGATGACTATACATCCACCTCAAGCATTATGCCGCAGAAAAAGAACCCCGATACTCTAGAGTTGGTTAGAGCTAAATCAGGAAGCGTATTAGGGGATTACACTGCCATCTCAAGTATCTTAAAGTCACTTCCTTACGCTTACAACAGAGATCTCCAAGAACTGACGCCGAAGATCTGGAGTAGTGTAACAAACGTTAAAGGGTCACTTAAAATAGCAAACGAAGTAATCGATGGATTGGAGTTCAATGACGAAAAACTACAATCATCTTCACGTAAAGGATTGACAAGCGGTAGTGAGATAGCGAACTACCTCGTTAGAGATAGAGGTATTCCATTCCGGATAGCTCACTCAAAGGTCTCGAATCTAGTTAACGAAGGACTTAGTTTAGAGGAAATGGCTGTTAGACTTGATATACCTGAAGACGTTATAGATGAAATCACAGATCCTGAAAAGATACTTGAAAGAAAAACAGTTCACGGATCCCCCTCACCAATAGTTACATCTAAAGAAGTAAATGATGGATATCTAAGGCTTGAAGAACATGAAAAAGAAATCAAGTCAAGAGAAAAAAAGATTAACCAAGGTCTGAACAAAATTAAAAAAACCTTGGATAACTACCTTAAAGAAAAATAA
- the gatD gene encoding Glu-tRNA(Gln) amidotransferase subunit GatD, with translation MTIQQFMEKNDINENDKIQIKKGEYSYKGRLMPSSKEQTAVIKLENGYNIGIDIEGCEATLIEKATEKKTTKTTTKTTHNDKKTISMLLTGGTIASRVDYRTGAVSSDFDMEEILSAIPELEGMANYRSKVVSNILSENIKPNDWIEISKAIYKEIEEGSEGVVVAHGTDTMAYTASAISFLIDTPVPIVFVGSQRSADRPSSDNVLNVVSAVKLAKSDIAEVMVAMHGTSSDTYCLAHKATKTRKMHTSRRDAFRSINSDPIAKIDNEITVITDYTKRGEKKLNYNGGLNPNCGLIKFTPTTTPETLRNHIKNMDGVVIEGTGLGHVSNNLIPVIKEGVNQGTPIVMTSQCLYGRVCDRVYDTGRDLIEAGVIPGRDMLPETALVKLMWATNQTDDQTEIKDLMTTDIAGEITNRSEPESYLK, from the coding sequence ATGACTATTCAACAGTTTATGGAGAAAAACGACATTAATGAAAACGATAAAATTCAGATTAAGAAGGGAGAGTATAGCTATAAAGGACGGTTGATGCCGTCATCAAAAGAACAAACAGCCGTAATAAAACTTGAAAACGGATACAACATCGGGATAGATATCGAAGGTTGTGAAGCAACCCTAATCGAGAAAGCAACCGAAAAAAAGACAACTAAAACAACAACTAAAACAACCCATAATGATAAAAAAACCATATCGATGTTGTTAACCGGAGGTACAATCGCAAGCAGGGTAGATTATCGGACAGGAGCCGTTTCAAGTGATTTCGATATGGAAGAAATACTTTCAGCTATACCAGAGTTAGAGGGTATGGCTAACTATCGTTCAAAAGTTGTTTCAAACATATTAAGCGAGAACATAAAACCCAATGACTGGATTGAAATAAGTAAAGCAATCTACAAAGAAATCGAGGAAGGTAGTGAGGGAGTTGTAGTAGCACATGGAACCGACACAATGGCCTATACAGCCTCAGCAATAAGTTTTCTAATCGACACCCCAGTACCAATCGTTTTTGTTGGCTCCCAGAGAAGTGCTGACAGACCAAGCAGCGACAACGTCCTTAACGTTGTTTCTGCAGTAAAACTCGCTAAATCCGATATAGCTGAAGTAATGGTTGCAATGCACGGAACCTCCTCCGACACATACTGTCTAGCACATAAAGCAACAAAAACACGCAAAATGCATACCTCAAGGCGTGACGCATTCAGATCAATCAACAGCGATCCAATAGCTAAAATAGACAACGAAATAACAGTTATCACCGATTATACAAAACGTGGAGAAAAAAAATTAAACTATAACGGTGGTTTAAACCCAAACTGTGGTCTAATAAAATTCACACCCACCACAACTCCAGAAACACTAAGAAACCATATAAAAAACATGGATGGAGTTGTTATAGAGGGAACAGGCCTTGGACACGTCTCAAACAACCTAATCCCAGTCATCAAAGAAGGTGTTAACCAAGGAACACCAATAGTGATGACCTCACAATGCCTATACGGCCGTGTATGCGACAGGGTATATGACACAGGTAGAGACCTAATAGAAGCCGGAGTCATACCAGGCCGAGACATGTTACCCGAAACAGCATTAGTGAAACTTATGTGGGCCACAAACCAGACAGATGACCAAACCGAGATAAAGGATTTGATGACCACAGATATCGCTGGCGAGATAACAAACCGCAGTGAACCAGAAAGCTATCTAAAATAA